A stretch of the Prochlorococcus marinus str. MIT 0918 genome encodes the following:
- a CDS encoding DUF4956 domain-containing protein, whose protein sequence is MNNNILTNFSFDSTQLSSSSFAFSILLSFSLSYLLSKLYKSQSHSLSNPETLARVFPILSIGTTIIIAVVKSSLALSLGLVGALSIVRFRTPVKEPEELTYIFLCIGIGLATGADQYSAAIIGLLLTSFFVYFYNWLSGRKKIQNLIRISVNGINPDEINTLISILSTNCLRVNFNNLSVNNSTKDRFTTMTLSILPNRFIDIDSITKEVSAAFPNASFTIVDSNY, encoded by the coding sequence TTGAACAATAATATCCTTACAAATTTTTCCTTTGATTCCACTCAACTATCTAGTAGTTCATTTGCTTTTTCTATTCTTTTATCATTCTCTCTCTCTTATTTGCTTTCAAAGTTATATAAATCGCAATCGCATTCTTTATCAAATCCAGAAACATTAGCTAGAGTATTTCCTATTCTCAGTATTGGAACAACAATAATAATTGCAGTAGTAAAGTCATCATTAGCATTGTCGCTAGGTTTAGTCGGGGCTTTATCAATTGTAAGATTTAGAACTCCAGTAAAGGAACCAGAGGAATTAACATATATATTTCTTTGTATAGGTATTGGCTTAGCTACAGGAGCGGATCAATACTCGGCAGCAATCATTGGCTTATTACTCACGTCATTTTTTGTTTATTTTTATAATTGGTTATCTGGAAGAAAAAAAATACAAAATTTAATAAGAATCTCTGTCAACGGTATTAATCCAGATGAAATTAATACATTAATTTCAATTCTGTCTACAAACTGCTTAAGAGTTAACTTTAATAATCTGTCAGTTAATAATTCCACTAAAGACAGGTTTACTACAATGACACTTTCTATCTTACCCAATAGATTTATTGATATAGATTCTATAACTAAAGAAGTATCTGCAGCATTTCCTAATGCTAGTTTTACTATTGTAGATAGCAATTATTAG
- a CDS encoding right-handed parallel beta-helix repeat-containing protein, with protein sequence MLVFEKKIKNNTRSLRILDYLSKINRKSIFLKTLIGFTSIGIILIPLDFGKPSNPNISNIISKTLNKIDTRIGYLGNETYLFGGNLLSIGTNYIKSFIIKQNDIRLNISIKNLNKIKNIRNKAIKDGILIRSDDDQVNGSISYKGTNYPIELRLKGDWTDHLLGDKWSFRIQTKKDTSFEGMYEFSLQHPRTRNYINEYVFHKLLKYENLPYLRYDFKPFYLNGKYLGVYAIEEHFGKAVIENSKFREGPIIKLSDQDLRNERQRMLEIDNSRFNYFTVNQNNSDIDTFNQNKISTNPQQISQYNLAKDLFNDFLKNKYKSSDVFDLELTAKYFALLDLLQAGKANTWYDMRFYFNPIIARLLPIGYDAQYPIRTQQRILSSDLNTLNIFNDPLFVKEYISNLQRLTSPGYLENFLDYINKDLKVTLTKIHRSYPHVKFLNSELYKNRKYILTRLTPDKPIGLVLNSPINGNNILDLELYNKTTLPLNIKSLEYNGIHYYPSAQEILEPLDRFNRLRSRNIKFISKNSNYPSANSLSNNLINIKYNLIGSTSIQTISLKTLPFSNQTTPTNYLVRRRTNIKDFEFLKVDKKAKEITIGTSVVIDKPLIMPTNYKLKILKGVSITLKNNALILIQGPLFLQGSRDLPIYINNDSTGKGLIVINANSRSVITHSFFNSLSEPSIASINITGGLTFYNSPVTIEDSTFSQASSEDSLNLVRSPFLINNTKFIGSASDAIDIDFSNGTISNSSFSNTGNDSIDISGADVTLNNISIISSGDKAISVGEEGNVIANNIKVSDSFIGIASKDLSNVKISNISINNVEFCLTAYKKKPEYGPASIKLLSNSSTCHSKYLLEPGSTISSKYNIFIPNSINVYNQLYIKEDINGSK encoded by the coding sequence ATGTTAGTTTTTGAAAAAAAAATTAAAAATAATACTAGATCTCTTAGGATCTTAGATTATTTATCAAAAATAAATAGGAAATCTATTTTCCTTAAGACGTTAATAGGTTTTACTTCTATAGGTATAATCCTGATTCCATTAGATTTTGGTAAACCATCTAATCCAAATATATCAAATATTATAAGTAAAACCTTAAATAAGATTGATACCAGAATAGGTTATCTTGGTAATGAAACATATTTATTTGGTGGAAATCTATTATCTATTGGAACTAATTATATAAAGTCATTTATAATTAAGCAGAATGACATTAGATTAAATATTAGTATCAAGAACCTTAATAAAATTAAAAATATTAGAAATAAGGCTATTAAAGATGGAATTTTAATTAGATCAGATGATGATCAGGTCAATGGCTCAATTAGTTATAAAGGTACTAATTATCCAATTGAATTAAGATTAAAAGGTGATTGGACAGATCACCTTTTAGGAGATAAATGGTCATTTAGAATCCAAACAAAAAAAGACACTTCATTCGAAGGTATGTATGAGTTTTCACTTCAGCATCCCAGAACAAGAAACTATATTAATGAGTATGTATTTCATAAGTTACTTAAATATGAAAATCTTCCATATTTAAGATATGACTTTAAACCATTTTATCTTAATGGTAAATATTTAGGTGTATATGCAATAGAGGAACATTTTGGTAAAGCAGTAATTGAAAATAGTAAGTTTAGAGAAGGTCCTATAATAAAACTTTCAGACCAGGATCTTAGAAATGAGAGACAAAGGATGCTAGAAATTGATAATAGTCGTTTCAACTATTTTACAGTAAACCAAAACAACTCAGATATAGATACATTTAATCAAAATAAAATTTCAACAAATCCTCAACAAATATCACAATATAATCTTGCTAAGGACTTATTTAATGATTTTCTTAAAAATAAATATAAATCTTCAGATGTATTTGATCTTGAATTAACAGCAAAATATTTCGCGTTATTAGATCTATTACAAGCTGGAAAAGCTAATACATGGTATGATATGAGGTTTTATTTTAATCCTATTATTGCTAGATTACTACCAATTGGCTATGACGCACAATATCCTATAAGAACACAACAAAGAATTCTATCGTCTGATTTAAATACATTAAATATATTTAATGATCCATTATTTGTAAAAGAATATATCTCTAACTTACAAAGATTAACTTCACCTGGATACCTAGAGAATTTTTTAGATTATATTAATAAAGATTTAAAAGTTACATTAACTAAAATTCACAGATCCTACCCTCATGTAAAGTTTCTTAATTCTGAACTATATAAAAATAGAAAATATATACTAACAAGATTAACACCCGATAAACCTATTGGCTTAGTTTTAAATAGTCCTATAAACGGTAATAATATTTTAGATCTTGAGTTATATAACAAAACTACACTTCCACTAAATATTAAATCATTAGAATATAATGGAATTCATTATTATCCATCAGCACAAGAAATTTTAGAACCATTAGATAGATTTAATAGACTACGCTCTAGAAATATTAAATTTATTTCTAAAAATTCTAATTATCCTTCTGCTAATTCATTATCTAATAATTTAATTAATATTAAATATAATCTTATCGGCTCAACGTCTATTCAAACAATTTCACTTAAGACATTACCATTTTCAAATCAAACTACACCCACTAATTATTTAGTAAGAAGACGTACTAATATTAAGGATTTCGAATTTTTAAAGGTAGATAAGAAAGCTAAGGAGATTACTATTGGTACTAGTGTGGTTATTGATAAACCTTTAATTATGCCTACTAACTATAAACTTAAGATACTTAAAGGTGTCTCCATTACCCTTAAAAATAATGCACTAATTTTAATTCAGGGACCACTATTTTTACAAGGATCTAGAGATCTTCCTATTTATATCAATAATGATTCGACAGGAAAAGGATTAATTGTAATTAATGCTAATTCTCGATCGGTTATAACACATTCATTTTTTAATAGTTTATCTGAACCATCCATTGCTTCTATAAACATCACAGGAGGTTTAACATTTTACAATTCTCCAGTTACAATAGAGGATTCTACTTTTTCACAGGCATCTTCTGAAGATTCTCTTAACCTAGTACGCTCTCCTTTTCTAATTAATAATACTAAATTTATAGGCTCAGCATCAGATGCTATAGATATTGATTTTTCTAATGGTACTATATCTAACTCAAGCTTTTCAAATACTGGTAATGATTCAATAGATATTTCTGGTGCAGATGTTACTCTAAATAATATCAGCATTATCTCCTCAGGCGACAAGGCAATAAGTGTTGGCGAAGAGGGTAATGTTATAGCTAATAATATTAAAGTTTCTGACTCATTTATAGGAATTGCCAGTAAGGATCTCTCTAATGTAAAAATCTCAAATATATCTATTAATAATGTTGAATTTTGCCTGACAGCATATAAAAAGAAACCAGAATATGGACCAGCGTCAATTAAATTGTTATCAAATAGTTCCACCTGTCATTCTAAATATTTATTAGAACCTGGTTCAACAATTTCCTCTAAATATAATATCTTTATACCTAACAGTATTAACGTCTATAATCAACTTTATATAAAGGAGGATATTAATGGATCTAAATAA
- a CDS encoding VTC domain-containing protein — MDLNNIVYRHEKKFVDNSNLESLDILQTIIPSGISEIYSERRINSIYYDTDSLYLANLNIDGIGYRDKFRIRYYGSKTDLEKPKLEIKSKRGLVGHKINIDINIESLFKNQFNLSFLAIDSNIPNNLTNLLYIIKPLIIVSYNRRYYLSNCSAYRVTFDKDIEYNLFNYDLQNRKIPLIGSIPDSNRIIEIKYNAKDSNDASLISQNFPYRLTSCSKYINGLTCLGLI, encoded by the coding sequence ATGGATCTAAATAATATAGTTTATAGACACGAAAAGAAATTTGTTGATAATTCTAATTTAGAATCTCTTGATATTTTACAAACAATTATACCTTCAGGTATTTCAGAGATTTATTCAGAAAGGAGAATTAATTCTATTTATTATGATACTGATTCTTTATATTTAGCAAACTTAAATATTGATGGTATAGGTTATAGAGATAAGTTTAGAATTAGATACTATGGCTCTAAAACTGATTTAGAGAAACCTAAACTTGAAATTAAATCTAAAAGAGGTCTAGTAGGTCATAAGATAAATATTGATATTAACATAGAATCTCTATTTAAGAATCAATTTAATCTTTCATTTCTTGCTATTGATTCAAATATCCCTAATAACCTTACTAACTTACTTTATATAATTAAACCTTTAATCATAGTTTCTTATAATAGACGCTATTATTTATCTAATTGTTCTGCATATAGAGTTACTTTTGATAAGGATATTGAATATAATTTGTTTAATTATGACCTACAGAATAGAAAAATACCTTTAATAGGTTCTATTCCAGATAGTAACCGTATAATAGAAATTAAATATAATGCTAAAGATTCTAATGATGCATCTCTAATATCTCAGAATTTTCCATATAGACTTACATCATGTTCAAAATATATTAATGGATTAACCTGTTTAGGTTTAATATAA
- a CDS encoding DNRLRE domain-containing protein, producing the protein MKRGLIKSLFITLSLYTFNISTPIKADEFSIILIPDTQSYTKKKENITYFENQIKWIVQNKEKLNIVFISHVGDVIDNPPNKLEELIKIDNVCPKFLFKYITNNNIRWKRALNSLRHLEVNNAPIPYSVVPGNMDYDCWNNKKYNENFKKYFGAQRYLKRNWFLGYDTNQSSFAQRFNANGEPFIHIGLEWLPSDKSIEFAQNIMLDNPKIPVILTTHQYLKSKKKVSIDKVGNTPHDTGNNSPKELFKKLIEPFPQIFMVLSGHYQGDALLKTQTILNRDVIQILADYQFDPNGGNGWLKILNINTSKNILNVKSYSPNYIYSSNNIPNRYLDKFGNYTTELHIKKNIEFLKKHQLIHYREGQILRNNIYKGNIVKTINYKNNNALKSNKDILLSNTQTNEDYALIKFNGIHTNPKFQIPKNVNIVKAILTLTIEGDSKAKGSYGLYEINDNWKNIIKSNHKRDKIDTSKLLVIDKYINNINGTKSIDVTDSIKRWQKGAPNYGWLLRANDNSNLIIRSEKWKAITERPMITVIYK; encoded by the coding sequence ATGAAGCGAGGATTAATTAAGTCATTATTTATAACATTGTCTCTATATACTTTTAATATATCAACACCCATAAAAGCAGATGAATTCTCTATTATTTTAATTCCAGATACACAATCATATACAAAGAAGAAAGAAAATATAACTTATTTTGAAAATCAAATAAAATGGATAGTTCAAAACAAAGAAAAGTTAAATATAGTATTCATTTCTCATGTAGGAGACGTAATAGACAATCCACCAAATAAATTAGAAGAACTAATTAAAATTGATAATGTCTGTCCTAAATTTTTATTCAAATATATCACAAATAATAATATTAGATGGAAAAGAGCCCTAAATTCTTTACGTCATTTAGAAGTTAACAATGCACCAATACCATATTCTGTAGTACCAGGTAATATGGATTATGATTGTTGGAATAATAAAAAATATAATGAGAACTTTAAAAAATATTTTGGAGCTCAAAGATATTTAAAAAGAAATTGGTTTTTAGGATATGACACTAATCAAAGTAGTTTTGCTCAAAGGTTTAATGCTAATGGTGAGCCCTTTATTCATATCGGATTAGAGTGGTTACCTTCTGATAAATCAATAGAATTTGCACAGAACATTATGTTAGATAATCCTAAAATACCAGTTATATTAACTACTCACCAATATTTAAAATCTAAGAAAAAAGTATCTATAGATAAGGTAGGGAATACGCCTCATGATACAGGTAATAATAGCCCTAAGGAATTGTTTAAGAAGCTTATAGAACCATTCCCTCAAATCTTTATGGTGTTATCAGGTCATTATCAAGGAGATGCTTTATTAAAGACGCAGACTATTTTAAACAGAGATGTAATACAAATATTAGCTGACTATCAATTTGATCCTAATGGCGGAAATGGCTGGCTTAAAATACTTAATATAAATACCTCTAAAAATATCTTAAATGTAAAAAGCTATTCTCCTAATTATATTTATTCATCAAATAATATACCTAATAGATATCTTGATAAATTTGGTAATTATACTACAGAATTACATATAAAGAAAAATATAGAATTTTTAAAAAAACATCAGCTTATACACTATAGGGAAGGTCAAATACTTAGAAATAATATATATAAAGGAAATATTGTAAAAACAATAAATTATAAGAATAATAATGCTTTAAAATCCAATAAAGATATTTTATTATCAAATACACAAACAAATGAAGATTATGCCCTAATTAAATTTAATGGAATTCATACAAATCCTAAATTTCAAATTCCAAAAAACGTAAATATAGTTAAAGCAATACTTACATTAACAATAGAAGGAGATTCAAAAGCAAAGGGTAGTTATGGATTATATGAAATTAATGACAACTGGAAAAATATAATTAAATCGAATCATAAACGAGATAAAATTGATACTTCAAAATTACTAGTTATAGATAAATACATAAATAATATTAATGGCACTAAAAGTATAGATGTTACAGATAGTATAAAAAGATGGCAGAAAGGCGCCCCTAATTATGGATGGTTATTAAGGGCAAATGATAATTCTAATCTAATAATTAGATCTGAGAAATGGAAAGCCATAACAGAACGTCCAATGATTACAGTTATCTATAAATAA
- a CDS encoding tRNA (cytidine(34)-2'-O)-methyltransferase, which translates to MIHNIRIGLFEPRIPQNTGNIGRTCLAFNFPLDLIYPLGFSLDNSYLKRAGLDYWKNVNLTTHKNFTNYQEYVKNSRIIAFSKDGDINLDSLIFKKDDCLLFGREDNGLPNSVKSKCNLVATIQMPSKYHSIRNKSGVRSLNLSVACGIAAYYAMRSCS; encoded by the coding sequence ATGATTCACAATATCAGAATAGGACTTTTTGAACCTCGTATACCACAAAATACTGGAAATATTGGTAGAACATGCCTTGCATTTAATTTTCCTCTAGATTTAATTTATCCCTTGGGTTTTTCATTAGATAATTCATACTTAAAGAGAGCTGGTCTAGATTATTGGAAAAATGTAAATTTAACTACACATAAAAATTTTACAAATTATCAAGAATATGTAAAAAATTCTCGTATTATAGCTTTCAGCAAAGATGGTGATATTAATCTTGATTCATTGATATTCAAAAAAGATGATTGTTTATTATTTGGTAGAGAAGATAATGGTCTACCCAATTCAGTAAAGAGTAAATGTAATCTTGTAGCTACAATACAAATGCCTTCAAAGTATCATTCAATACGTAATAAATCTGGGGTTAGAAGCCTTAATTTATCAGTAGCATGTGGAATCGCGGCATACTATGCAATGAGATCATGTTCGTAA
- a CDS encoding bifunctional adenosylcobinamide kinase/adenosylcobinamide-phosphate guanylyltransferase, producing MIYNSKVNLILISGPVKSGKSKWAEKIISQNKDITYIATHINDNSKEWKIRLEQHKKRRPKEWHTIETPDIIKVISDIDNSQAILIDSLGGIVSYYIHCEQNEWNIIKKNIILSLKKYKGFSVIVSEETGWSVSPHTKIGNRFRDRLGELTQEIDSISTDSWLVVHGRAINLNTNSLNINTY from the coding sequence GTGATTTATAATTCTAAGGTTAATCTAATACTTATTTCCGGTCCTGTAAAAAGTGGTAAAAGTAAATGGGCAGAAAAAATAATTTCTCAAAACAAAGATATCACTTATATAGCAACTCATATCAATGATAATAGTAAGGAATGGAAGATTAGATTAGAGCAACATAAGAAAAGACGGCCTAAAGAATGGCATACTATAGAAACACCAGATATTATAAAAGTAATTAGTGATATCGATAATTCTCAAGCAATATTAATAGATTCCCTGGGTGGAATTGTATCTTACTATATCCACTGTGAACAAAACGAATGGAATATAATTAAGAAGAATATTATTTTATCACTAAAAAAATATAAAGGATTTTCAGTAATAGTATCCGAAGAAACAGGATGGTCTGTATCACCTCATACAAAAATTGGAAATAGATTTAGAGATAGACTAGGAGAATTGACCCAAGAAATTGATTCTATTTCAACAGATAGTTGGTTAGTGGTTCATGGTAGAGCTATAAATCTAAATACTAATAGCTTAAATATAAATACCTATTAA
- a CDS encoding cofactor assembly of complex C subunit B yields MNFSSRFALIIGFLMITLIFINSFTITEITPAIQRSQVIAALTSVSILLIGFLLQTNNNTQDNLIKEDLIAEEGFYLTKEIDEDLRLELAWGSQLILSATAASTILIYYNKTIILRRGLITSNEFRPGNICIESSRKSKYISLVNMKFFPGRSEFDPIVPNLPSVIVNPLDNHGWLIVGGWTDRCFTKSDEIWIEGWSKKIYQKLSNLYTN; encoded by the coding sequence ATGAATTTTTCTTCTAGATTCGCCTTAATAATAGGCTTTTTAATGATAACTCTTATATTTATCAATTCATTTACTATCACAGAAATAACACCAGCAATTCAAAGATCTCAAGTTATAGCAGCATTAACCTCAGTTAGTATATTATTAATTGGTTTTCTTCTACAGACAAATAATAATACACAGGACAACCTTATTAAAGAAGATTTAATAGCAGAAGAAGGGTTCTATTTAACTAAAGAAATAGATGAAGATTTAAGATTAGAATTAGCATGGGGTAGTCAGTTAATTCTATCTGCAACAGCTGCCTCTACGATATTAATATACTACAATAAAACAATAATTCTAAGGAGAGGTCTTATAACCTCAAATGAATTTAGACCTGGTAATATTTGTATAGAATCATCTAGGAAATCTAAATATATTTCTTTAGTTAACATGAAGTTCTTTCCAGGTAGATCAGAGTTTGATCCAATAGTACCTAATCTACCTTCCGTAATTGTTAATCCATTAGATAATCATGGTTGGTTAATTGTTGGTGGATGGACTGATAGATGCTTTACAAAATCAGATGAAATTTGGATAGAGGGATGGAGTAAAAAGATCTACCAAAAACTTTCAAACTTATATACTAATTAA
- the lptC gene encoding LPS export ABC transporter periplasmic protein LptC encodes MIISRLYSALIITVVLLSGCSKSTTIKSNNNSSYDLKEFNVQQYNNNGKKEFELTSQSAYIEPNNQTAKANKTILIFYQDNIPSYKINSDKSTIINNGDNINFTGNVIFKSINNGDIDVRGRSIEWDKKKFNAIVKGNIVAIVNDSLIKSSEAIYNHKKDQIKFINIQEYSYKNRNTLINIISNHVIWDGSLNRLVFTSTTKPVITKIKLFN; translated from the coding sequence ATGATAATTTCCAGATTATATTCAGCTCTGATAATAACCGTAGTTTTACTATCAGGTTGTAGTAAGTCTACTACTATAAAATCAAATAATAATTCTTCATATGATTTAAAGGAGTTTAACGTTCAACAATATAATAATAACGGTAAAAAGGAATTTGAACTAACAAGTCAATCAGCATATATTGAGCCAAATAACCAAACAGCAAAAGCTAATAAAACAATACTAATATTTTATCAAGATAATATACCTTCTTATAAGATTAATTCTGATAAATCTACCATAATAAATAATGGAGACAATATAAACTTTACAGGTAATGTAATCTTTAAATCAATAAACAATGGAGATATTGATGTTAGAGGAAGATCTATAGAATGGGATAAGAAAAAATTCAATGCAATAGTTAAAGGAAATATTGTAGCTATAGTAAATGATTCTCTAATAAAATCTAGTGAGGCAATTTATAACCATAAAAAAGATCAAATTAAATTTATTAATATACAGGAATATTCATATAAAAATAGAAATACATTAATAAATATAATTTCTAACCATGTAATATGGGATGGATCTTTAAACAGGTTGGTTTTTACATCTACTACTAAACCTGTAATAACAAAGATAAAATTATTTAATTAG
- the metG gene encoding methionine--tRNA ligase has protein sequence MHITITTPLYYVNDKPHLGSTYTTIACDAFARYHRLIGNKVEFITGVDEHGQKIQRTAESKNIKPIEHCDSISKEYQDLWSQWFISNDHFVRTTSHQHIDLVERFFKKVNDNGDIRIGNQKGWYCVGCEEYKEVKANNNSPECPIHLTMLEWRDEENLFFCLSKYQKEIEKLVSDSSFIQPSTRRNEIINFVSKGLKDFSISRINVKWGIPVPGYKGHTFYVWFDALLGYISALSDNQQNIILEKGKLKGWPNAIHVIGKDILRFHAVYWPAMLMSAGLDIPQKVFGHGFLTREGLKMGKSLGNVLDPKELLDKYGDEPLRWFLLSDIKFGQDGDFQQKRFIELVNNDLANTIGNLLNRTLNMSRKWFNNSIPTDIDYNNDNELKVLAKSIINDSLVYYENLSFKEVCQLLIKLSSASNLYLNDKQPWKLIKDNNRIGEVSQYIYNVLESCRIIALLINPILPKISQEILRQLGYKNILNEWKDELKWGRLKEGTKLPIPKPILNRIE, from the coding sequence ATGCATATAACAATTACCACGCCTTTATATTATGTAAATGATAAACCACATTTAGGTAGTACTTATACAACGATAGCTTGTGATGCATTTGCTAGATATCATAGATTAATTGGCAATAAAGTTGAATTTATTACTGGAGTAGATGAACATGGACAAAAAATTCAAAGAACAGCTGAATCGAAAAATATTAAACCAATAGAACACTGTGATTCTATTTCAAAAGAATATCAGGACCTTTGGAGCCAATGGTTTATTTCCAATGATCATTTTGTAAGGACGACATCTCACCAACATATAGATTTAGTAGAAAGATTTTTCAAAAAGGTAAATGATAATGGCGACATACGAATTGGTAATCAGAAAGGATGGTATTGTGTAGGTTGCGAAGAATATAAAGAAGTAAAGGCTAATAATAATTCACCTGAATGCCCTATTCATCTAACAATGTTAGAGTGGAGAGATGAAGAAAACCTTTTCTTTTGTTTATCAAAATATCAAAAAGAAATTGAAAAGTTAGTATCTGATTCCTCATTTATACAGCCTTCAACAAGAAGAAACGAGATTATAAACTTTGTTTCTAAAGGCCTAAAAGATTTCTCAATATCAAGAATTAACGTCAAATGGGGTATCCCAGTGCCTGGGTACAAAGGACATACATTTTACGTATGGTTTGATGCATTATTAGGTTATATTAGTGCCCTCAGTGACAATCAACAAAATATTATTCTAGAAAAAGGTAAATTAAAAGGGTGGCCAAATGCTATTCACGTTATCGGGAAGGATATATTGAGATTTCATGCTGTATATTGGCCAGCTATGTTAATGTCTGCTGGTTTGGATATTCCTCAAAAAGTATTTGGACATGGTTTTCTGACAAGAGAAGGATTAAAAATGGGTAAATCATTAGGTAATGTATTAGATCCAAAAGAATTATTGGATAAATACGGAGATGAGCCACTCAGATGGTTTTTATTAAGTGATATAAAATTTGGACAAGATGGAGATTTTCAGCAAAAAAGGTTTATAGAGTTAGTTAATAATGACCTTGCAAATACAATAGGAAACTTACTCAATAGAACTTTAAATATGTCTAGAAAGTGGTTTAATAATTCTATACCAACAGATATTGATTATAATAATGATAATGAATTAAAAGTATTAGCTAAATCTATTATAAATGATTCACTAGTTTATTATGAAAATCTATCCTTTAAGGAAGTATGTCAACTTTTGATTAAGTTATCATCAGCTTCTAATTTGTATTTAAATGATAAGCAGCCATGGAAACTTATAAAAGATAATAATAGAATTGGTGAAGTAAGTCAATATATTTATAATGTTTTAGAAAGTTGTAGAATTATAGCTCTCTTAATAAATCCCATCCTTCCAAAAATAAGCCAAGAGATACTACGTCAACTTGGTTATAAAAATATACTAAATGAATGGAAGGATGAATTAAAATGGGGTAGGCTAAAAGAAGGTACTAAACTTCCAATTCCAAAGCCAATATTAAACAGAATTGAATAA